The following proteins are encoded in a genomic region of Acidobacteriota bacterium:
- a CDS encoding DPP IV N-terminal domain-containing protein, producing the protein MKKFCVVAIVVISYSISAFAQQPPITAADYARAEKMLGFATAPFVDRAGARPTFLPDGRFWYRVLTATGSEYVLINPVDGTRKAGATMADIGVTAPAGGGGRFAGGNAVRSPDGKKEVFIKDWNLWVRDIESKKETQLTTDGIKDFGYATDNAGWTHSDRAILLWSPDSRKIATFQQDQRHVSDMYLVTTNVGAPKLEAWKYPLPQDTEIIKIHRVIIEVDTAKMIRLKAAPDDRRSTLCDDISCAGSFDDNEWSADAKTLAFVSTSRDHKAAKLRIADAATGQVREVMEEVVATQYESGQGAVNWKFLPATKEVIWYSERDDWGHLYLYDLTTGKLKNQITKGNFVVTRLLKMDEAARVLYFEANGREPGRDPYFTHFYRINFDGTGLALLTPEDGNHQVTISPDGKYFVDNFSKVDVPNVAVLRDMTGKLIANLEKAEISRLATTGWKPAKPVTVRSADGKWDLYGVMFTPTNLDPKKKYPVINYIYPGPQGGGVGPRSFNASRSDHQALAELGFVVVVIDGSCNPDRSKSFHDACYANMVENTLNDQIAGLKELAAKNPYMDLTRVGVWGHSGGGYATAAAMFRFPDFYKVGISESGNHDNRNYEDDWGERYIGLMKYDANWKSNYEDQATQNFAKNLKGKLLLAHGGMDDNVPPYNTYLVVDALIKANKDFDLLILPNARHGYGGDSYYMMRRRWDYFVKNLLGVEPPKEYKIIPKPDPRMAQ; encoded by the coding sequence ATGAAAAAGTTTTGTGTTGTCGCCATTGTCGTCATTTCGTATTCAATTTCAGCATTTGCCCAGCAGCCTCCAATAACCGCCGCTGACTACGCTCGTGCTGAGAAAATGCTTGGTTTTGCCACGGCTCCCTTTGTAGATCGTGCAGGAGCTCGTCCAACATTTTTGCCGGACGGGCGTTTTTGGTATCGAGTATTGACGGCAACCGGCAGCGAATATGTACTGATTAATCCGGTTGACGGAACACGAAAGGCCGGTGCGACAATGGCAGACATCGGTGTGACTGCTCCGGCCGGCGGGGGCGGACGTTTTGCCGGGGGCAATGCGGTCAGATCGCCGGACGGGAAGAAAGAGGTCTTCATCAAGGACTGGAATCTATGGGTCCGCGACATTGAATCGAAAAAGGAAACGCAATTGACGACCGACGGCATTAAGGATTTTGGCTACGCCACTGACAATGCCGGCTGGACGCATAGCGACAGGGCAATTCTGCTATGGTCACCTGATTCTAGAAAGATCGCTACATTCCAGCAGGACCAGCGTCACGTCAGCGACATGTACTTGGTGACAACCAACGTAGGTGCCCCAAAACTAGAAGCCTGGAAATATCCTCTCCCTCAAGACACCGAGATCATCAAGATCCACCGAGTGATCATCGAGGTCGACACGGCAAAGATGATCCGTCTGAAGGCCGCTCCGGACGACCGCCGCAGCACGCTGTGCGACGATATCTCGTGTGCCGGCAGCTTTGATGATAACGAATGGAGTGCTGATGCAAAGACGCTGGCATTTGTGTCGACCTCGAGAGACCACAAGGCGGCAAAATTACGTATAGCTGATGCCGCTACCGGCCAGGTTCGCGAGGTAATGGAAGAAGTGGTCGCGACGCAATACGAATCAGGCCAGGGTGCCGTTAACTGGAAGTTTCTGCCGGCGACCAAAGAAGTGATCTGGTATTCGGAACGCGACGATTGGGGGCATCTATACCTTTACGATCTGACGACCGGAAAGCTCAAGAACCAGATCACAAAGGGAAACTTTGTGGTCACTCGATTGCTGAAGATGGATGAGGCTGCTCGCGTACTCTATTTCGAGGCAAACGGCCGCGAACCAGGCCGCGATCCTTATTTCACACATTTTTATCGTATCAATTTTGACGGCACTGGCCTCGCATTGTTGACCCCAGAGGACGGCAATCATCAGGTGACCATATCGCCGGATGGCAAGTATTTTGTTGATAATTTTTCGAAGGTGGACGTTCCAAACGTCGCGGTTTTGCGGGATATGACCGGAAAACTGATCGCGAATCTCGAAAAGGCCGAAATCTCTCGCCTCGCCACAACGGGTTGGAAGCCGGCCAAGCCTGTCACCGTGAGATCAGCGGATGGAAAATGGGATCTATACGGCGTGATGTTCACGCCAACAAACCTCGATCCGAAGAAGAAATATCCAGTGATCAACTATATTTACCCGGGCCCGCAAGGCGGTGGAGTCGGGCCGCGTTCGTTTAATGCTTCGCGGAGCGACCATCAGGCCCTCGCGGAACTAGGATTCGTCGTAGTTGTCATCGACGGAAGCTGCAATCCTGACCGTTCGAAATCGTTCCACGACGCCTGTTACGCCAATATGGTTGAGAACACGCTAAACGATCAGATCGCCGGATTGAAGGAACTAGCGGCGAAAAATCCGTATATGGACCTGACGCGCGTTGGCGTTTGGGGGCACTCGGGCGGCGGCTATGCGACGGCGGCGGCGATGTTTCGTTTTCCTGATTTTTATAAGGTTGGCATTTCCGAGTCGGGCAATCATGACAACCGCAACTATGAAGACGACTGGGGCGAACGCTACATCGGTTTGATGAAATACGACGCCAACTGGAAATCGAACTATGAGGACCAAGCGACGCAGAATTTTGCCAAGAACCTGAAAGGCAAGCTCCTGCTCGCCCACGGAGGCATGGACGACAACGTCCCGCCGTATAATACCTATCTCGTCGTTGATGCACTGATCAAAGCAAACAAGGATTTTGACCTTCTGATCCTGCCAAACGCCCGTCATGGCTACGGCGGAGACAGCTATTACATGATGCGTAGGCGTTGGGACTATTTTGTAAAGAATCTGCTCGGTGTCGAGCCGCCAAAGGAATACAAGATCATTCCTAAACCGGATCCGAGAATGGCTCAATAG
- a CDS encoding winged helix-turn-helix transcriptional regulator — translation MSTEAVSVVAARFKVLSEPLRLHILQFLENGESSVGSITNGVNSTQPNVSKHLKMLQDEGLVAKRQAGNTVYYRIADDTVFELCDVVCGSLKAKFSDRSAMFS, via the coding sequence ATGTCTACTGAGGCCGTAAGTGTTGTAGCGGCAAGATTTAAGGTGCTTTCAGAGCCTCTACGCCTGCACATTCTGCAGTTCCTTGAGAATGGCGAGTCGAGTGTGGGTTCAATAACGAATGGCGTAAATTCGACACAGCCGAACGTTAGCAAGCATCTTAAAATGCTGCAGGACGAGGGACTCGTTGCCAAACGACAAGCCGGAAACACGGTCTATTATAGGATCGCTGACGATACCGTCTTCGAATTGTGCGATGTTGTTTGCGGTAGTCTCAAGGCAAAATTCTCCGATCGAAGTGCCATGTTCAGTTAG
- a CDS encoding class I SAM-dependent methyltransferase, with the protein MKTDIEARRARVREIQEQFAVRGDSMGWFEALYQEAAGDNEVIPWADLEPNAYFRKWAEAKGLKGEGRTALVVGCGLGDDARYLHDIGFKVTAFDISPTAVDWARKLHADTDIVFETCDLFKPFRGWLGAFDFVLEIYTIQPLPLIMRPQVVDAIAGFVKEGGRIVVVTRGREDDVEPDELPWPMSRRDLSRFEYNGLTQNDFVIMPGEEGEPPRFVVEYVRAKDSA; encoded by the coding sequence ATGAAGACCGATATTGAAGCACGTAGAGCACGAGTGAGAGAGATCCAAGAGCAATTTGCAGTACGTGGAGACTCAATGGGTTGGTTTGAGGCTCTTTATCAAGAGGCCGCCGGCGACAATGAGGTGATTCCGTGGGCGGACCTCGAGCCGAATGCGTATTTTCGAAAGTGGGCAGAGGCTAAAGGGCTTAAGGGGGAAGGCCGAACGGCTTTGGTCGTCGGCTGCGGTCTTGGCGACGACGCTCGGTATCTTCACGATATAGGGTTCAAGGTGACAGCGTTTGATATCTCGCCGACTGCTGTTGATTGGGCTCGGAAACTTCACGCAGACACCGATATTGTGTTTGAGACATGCGACCTGTTCAAGCCTTTTCGCGGCTGGTTAGGGGCTTTCGACTTTGTTCTCGAGATCTATACGATACAGCCGTTGCCGTTGATTATGCGGCCGCAGGTCGTTGACGCGATTGCCGGGTTTGTAAAGGAAGGCGGGAGAATTGTCGTTGTGACCCGAGGCCGCGAAGATGACGTCGAGCCTGATGAATTGCCTTGGCCGATGTCCCGCCGCGACCTCAGCCGCTTTGAGTACAACGGCCTGACGCAAAACGACTTTGTCATCATGCCCGGCGAAGAAGGGGAGCCGCCGCGGTTCGTTGTCGAATATGTCCGCGCGAAAGACTCGGCCTAA
- a CDS encoding YqhA family protein has translation MKWLIERSRYLALVAVLGLQIGAVAAMYVGAEKIVKVLQVAFLHAETNSPTLYVLFESLDSFLVAIALIVISVSMYELFVGDLSVPDWMTVKNLNELKAKFGVVLIPVMAVKFVQKLLQSESALDTLYYGIAVALVSAALTFLTIVSEKEKEAEFERHGDENETRAADL, from the coding sequence ATGAAATGGTTAATTGAGAGGTCGCGATATTTGGCGTTGGTTGCGGTGCTTGGTCTTCAGATCGGCGCCGTCGCGGCGATGTATGTGGGTGCCGAGAAGATCGTCAAGGTCCTTCAGGTGGCGTTCTTGCATGCCGAGACCAACTCGCCGACGCTCTATGTCTTATTCGAAAGTCTAGACAGCTTTCTGGTCGCGATCGCTCTCATCGTCATCTCGGTCAGCATGTACGAGCTATTTGTCGGTGATCTGTCTGTACCGGACTGGATGACCGTTAAAAATCTAAACGAGCTGAAAGCGAAATTCGGCGTGGTGCTGATCCCTGTAATGGCAGTCAAATTCGTCCAGAAACTGCTCCAGTCAGAATCAGCCCTTGATACTCTCTATTACGGAATTGCGGTCGCACTGGTCTCTGCGGCATTGACCTTTCTGACGATCGTGAGCGAAAAGGAAAAAGAGGCCGAATTCGAACGTCACGGTGACGAAAATGAGACCAGGGCCGCAGATCTTTAA
- a CDS encoding Gfo/Idh/MocA family oxidoreductase: MLRNTALAGFGLSLFGIETDAAVSDENILSKLLEGPAPSGKTMIGVPFERRETVRVGMIGTGLRGQSILSEFVNIPNVRVTAVCDVLPEKTDKAKAIVEKAGQPSPTVYVNGDRGYRELLKRDDIDVVYVATPWEWHVSQSLDAMKAGKHVCSEVPAAYTLKELWELVDTSERTRKHMMMMENCCYDYDELLILNMVRAGVFGELVHGEAAYNHDLRAILFETKDEGLWRRAHHMLRDSNLYPTHGLGPVANYMDINRGDKFDYMVAMSSGSLGLQDYRKEKLDANDSRHKEVYKAGDYNTNLIKTAKGRSIMVQHNVTTPRPYDRINLIQGTKGIFRDYPSRVYVEKDKADHRWQTIDAYKEKYEHNLWRVVGGQARKLGGHGGMDYLMCWRLVQCFREGLVPDMDVYDAAAWSAPGPLSEISVAKGSMPIKFPDFTRGKWTGARTSIP, translated from the coding sequence ATGTTGCGGAATACTGCATTGGCTGGATTTGGCCTCAGCCTTTTTGGAATTGAGACCGATGCGGCCGTCTCGGACGAAAATATTCTTAGCAAATTGCTTGAAGGGCCTGCACCGTCCGGGAAAACGATGATCGGTGTGCCATTTGAACGCCGCGAAACGGTCCGCGTGGGCATGATCGGCACCGGCTTGCGTGGGCAGAGCATCCTCAGCGAATTCGTCAATATTCCGAATGTCCGTGTTACTGCGGTGTGCGATGTCCTGCCGGAAAAGACCGACAAGGCGAAGGCGATCGTCGAAAAGGCAGGGCAGCCTTCGCCGACCGTTTATGTAAATGGTGATCGAGGCTATCGGGAACTGCTCAAGCGCGACGACATAGACGTAGTCTATGTCGCAACGCCGTGGGAATGGCACGTGTCGCAGTCGCTCGACGCGATGAAGGCGGGGAAACACGTCTGCTCAGAAGTTCCTGCGGCATATACGTTGAAAGAGCTTTGGGAACTCGTCGACACATCAGAACGCACTCGCAAGCACATGATGATGATGGAGAACTGCTGCTACGATTACGACGAGTTGCTGATCCTGAACATGGTGCGTGCCGGTGTTTTTGGCGAGTTGGTACACGGCGAAGCCGCGTATAATCACGACCTGCGGGCAATTTTATTCGAAACAAAGGACGAAGGCTTGTGGCGACGGGCTCATCATATGCTTCGCGACAGCAATCTATATCCCACGCACGGCCTCGGCCCGGTCGCGAATTACATGGACATCAATCGCGGCGACAAATTCGACTATATGGTCGCGATGAGTTCCGGTAGCCTCGGCCTACAGGATTATCGAAAAGAAAAGCTCGATGCCAACGATTCGCGACACAAGGAGGTATACAAGGCCGGTGACTACAACACCAATCTGATCAAAACTGCAAAAGGCCGTTCGATCATGGTGCAGCACAATGTCACGACTCCGCGTCCGTACGACCGCATCAACCTGATCCAGGGAACGAAAGGCATCTTCCGAGACTATCCGTCCCGAGTTTACGTCGAAAAAGACAAAGCAGACCACCGCTGGCAAACGATTGACGCCTACAAGGAAAAGTACGAACACAACCTCTGGCGCGTGGTCGGCGGGCAAGCCCGAAAGCTCGGCGGCCACGGCGGGATGGATTACCTGATGTGCTGGCGACTCGTCCAATGCTTCCGCGAAGGTCTCGTCCCCGACATGGACGTCTATGACGCCGCCGCCTGGAGCGCCCCCGGCCCCCTCAGCGAAATATCCGTCGCCAAAGGCTCAATGCCGATCAAGTTTCCTGATTTTACGAGAGGGAAATGGACGGGGGCGAGGACTTCGATTCCGTAA
- the sucB gene encoding 2-oxoglutarate dehydrogenase, E2 component, dihydrolipoamide succinyltransferase — translation MSMEVVMPQMGESITEGTVSKWLKAVGERVEKDEPVLEISTDKVDAEVPSPGAGILLEIRTQEGETVEVGTVVAVVGEESESVASDLPPVGEAPTIIESGGPEAMVEEAPDVPAIIEAIPAAAPEAASTAGAAEVVMPQMGESITEGTVSKWLKSVGDTIDKDEPLLEISTDKVDAEVPSPTAGTLLAINVQEGETVEVGSVLALVGAAGSVRGQQSAVGSSAVAIEIPKTEPTPTPVAQIAAAATTTNGGSNGSSTLDELRRIKSSPLVRNIAKEHGVDITRIPGSGISGRVTKSDILSFIETGAALRPQDLLVKGAAALPVSRPKPQVQFTPPQSVVTTEDRIEKMSVMRKKIAEHMTFSKQTSAHVTSVYEIDMTNVAKFRKANQDAFQVKYGTKLTFMPFIFQAVAAAIREFRIVNSQVDGDQIIYKGDINLGMAVALDWGLIVPVLRNADTQTLAQLAVSANALADRARTNTLNPAEVQGGTFTITNPGVFGGLYGTPIINQPQVAILCVGTIEKRAKVLTSPEGDDYIAIRQMAYFALTYDHRVVDGADAERFLAYLKDYLQNATFEI, via the coding sequence ATGAGCATGGAAGTGGTTATGCCGCAGATGGGCGAATCGATTACTGAAGGAACGGTCTCAAAATGGCTGAAAGCTGTAGGCGAACGAGTTGAAAAGGACGAACCGGTACTCGAGATCTCAACCGACAAGGTCGACGCCGAGGTCCCGAGCCCGGGAGCCGGAATTCTGCTCGAGATCCGTACACAAGAAGGCGAGACCGTCGAGGTCGGAACCGTCGTTGCGGTCGTTGGTGAAGAAAGCGAATCCGTGGCATCCGATCTGCCTCCGGTTGGAGAAGCTCCGACAATTATCGAGTCAGGGGGACCCGAAGCAATGGTCGAAGAAGCTCCGGATGTTCCTGCGATAATCGAGGCGATACCTGCCGCGGCCCCGGAAGCCGCTTCGACCGCGGGTGCCGCCGAGGTCGTGATGCCCCAAATGGGCGAATCGATAACCGAAGGCACGGTTTCAAAATGGCTGAAGTCAGTGGGCGATACGATCGACAAAGACGAACCTCTGCTGGAGATCTCTACCGACAAGGTAGATGCCGAGGTTCCTTCGCCGACCGCCGGAACGCTACTGGCGATCAATGTGCAGGAAGGAGAAACGGTCGAGGTTGGCTCGGTCCTTGCACTGGTCGGAGCGGCAGGCTCTGTTCGCGGTCAGCAGTCAGCGGTCGGTAGTTCAGCGGTGGCGATTGAGATTCCCAAAACGGAGCCAACACCCACGCCGGTCGCCCAAATAGCGGCCGCCGCGACGACAACGAACGGAGGTTCGAACGGCAGCTCCACCCTCGACGAACTCCGCCGAATTAAATCGAGTCCGCTGGTCCGAAATATTGCCAAGGAACACGGTGTCGACATCACTCGGATTCCCGGCTCAGGTATTAGTGGACGCGTTACGAAGAGCGATATTCTCTCGTTCATCGAAACTGGTGCAGCTCTTCGACCGCAAGATCTGCTTGTCAAAGGGGCGGCGGCACTTCCTGTTTCACGTCCCAAGCCGCAGGTGCAGTTCACACCTCCGCAGTCCGTGGTGACGACCGAGGATCGGATTGAAAAAATGTCGGTGATGCGCAAAAAGATCGCCGAACATATGACCTTCTCAAAACAGACCTCGGCACATGTCACGAGCGTTTATGAGATCGACATGACGAATGTCGCCAAATTCCGAAAGGCGAATCAGGATGCCTTCCAGGTGAAATACGGCACAAAATTGACATTCATGCCGTTTATTTTCCAGGCGGTTGCCGCGGCGATACGCGAATTTCGTATCGTTAACTCTCAAGTCGATGGCGACCAGATCATTTACAAAGGCGATATCAATCTTGGTATGGCCGTCGCACTCGATTGGGGCTTGATCGTTCCGGTCCTTCGAAATGCTGACACCCAAACGCTGGCACAACTCGCCGTCAGTGCAAATGCCCTCGCCGATCGTGCCCGGACCAACACGCTCAATCCTGCCGAGGTGCAAGGCGGAACATTTACAATCACCAACCCGGGCGTATTTGGCGGTTTATACGGAACGCCGATCATCAATCAACCGCAGGTCGCAATTCTTTGTGTCGGAACGATCGAGAAGCGTGCGAAGGTTTTGACCTCACCTGAAGGCGACGATTACAT
- a CDS encoding rhodanese-like domain-containing protein yields MTIKQASVHEINELLDGGGECQVIDVREFSEFNSERIADAQLMPLSNFEKHADEIDHTKPVYIMCRSGNRAKNAAEKLASKGFTDIHVIEGGMVAWAGANLPVVKGDSKVWSLERQVRFTAGMLVLAGVVLSLFVSSYFLMFSALVGAGLMFSAATDTCAMGMALAKMPWNKAPVSCEPAK; encoded by the coding sequence ATGACAATTAAACAAGCATCAGTACACGAGATCAATGAACTTTTGGACGGCGGCGGCGAATGTCAGGTTATTGATGTGCGCGAGTTTTCAGAATTCAACAGTGAGCGGATCGCAGACGCCCAATTGATGCCGTTATCCAATTTTGAAAAGCACGCTGACGAGATCGACCATACAAAACCCGTCTATATAATGTGCAGGTCCGGAAATCGTGCAAAGAACGCTGCGGAAAAGCTTGCAAGCAAGGGCTTTACAGATATTCACGTGATCGAGGGTGGAATGGTCGCATGGGCAGGTGCAAACCTGCCGGTCGTTAAGGGCGATTCAAAGGTCTGGTCGCTGGAACGTCAGGTGAGGTTTACTGCCGGTATGCTTGTTTTGGCAGGTGTAGTTCTCTCACTATTTGTCAGCTCGTATTTTCTAATGTTCTCGGCGCTTGTCGGCGCAGGGTTGATGTTTTCGGCCGCGACCGATACGTGTGCGATGGGAATGGCATTGGCCAAAATGCCTTGGAATAAGGCTCCAGTTAGCTGCGAGCCGGCGAAATAG
- a CDS encoding DUF4242 domain-containing protein, translating into MPKYLIEREIPGVGGSTTEALRAVSQTSCSVLSELGPSIHRIESYVTDDKIYCVYIAPNEEMIREHATRGGFPANRISKIRTIIDPTTAEA; encoded by the coding sequence ATGCCCAAATATTTGATCGAACGAGAAATTCCAGGCGTCGGCGGTTCAACAACTGAGGCTCTGCGGGCCGTCTCTCAAACATCCTGCAGTGTGCTAAGTGAACTGGGACCGAGTATCCACCGGATCGAGAGCTACGTCACTGACGACAAGATCTATTGTGTGTATATCGCACCGAATGAAGAAATGATCCGCGAACATGCTACCCGTGGCGGATTTCCGGCAAACCGTATTTCTAAGATCCGAACCATCATTGACCCGACAACCGCCGAAGCCTAG
- the lpdA gene encoding dihydrolipoyl dehydrogenase → MAEQFDVTIIGSGPGGYVAAVRAGQLGLKVAIIEKEKDARLGGTCGLRGCIPTKALLNAAHLYEKASHFENFGLKVSGLSYDWAGVQKYKSDVVAKNSAGVTYLMKKNKATIFNGFGKIVGKGKVEVAMADGKTQTIETKNIIIATGSVVRPIPGFETDGKQVVNSDHILELNHVPKSMVVMGSGAVGVEFASVYHRFGCDTTVVELMDRIVPIEDADVSKELARAFKKQGIKCETGIKLDKLTKDKKGVKVSGKNSKGADVTFEAEMLLVAVGRMPSIEGIGLENTKVVVNPRGTIKVNEYCETDEPNVFAIGDVIDTAWLAHLASKEGILVVEKIAGKKVEPIKQNLVPNCTYCDPEVASVGLTEEKAKAAGYDVKVGKFPFSASGKARILGETDGFVKIVSEKKYDEVLGVHIIGPHATELLAEACVGMALETTADELGRIIHAHPTVSEAVMEAAEGVHDLTIHM, encoded by the coding sequence TTGGCAGAACAATTTGACGTAACAATTATCGGATCGGGCCCCGGCGGCTATGTCGCGGCGGTGCGTGCGGGACAGCTTGGACTAAAAGTTGCAATTATTGAAAAAGAGAAGGACGCTCGGTTGGGTGGCACGTGCGGCCTTCGCGGATGCATTCCGACCAAGGCTTTGCTGAACGCGGCTCATTTGTATGAAAAGGCTTCGCACTTTGAGAACTTCGGCCTGAAAGTCTCGGGTTTGAGTTATGACTGGGCGGGCGTTCAGAAGTACAAATCCGACGTCGTCGCGAAGAACTCGGCCGGCGTTACATACCTGATGAAAAAGAACAAAGCCACGATATTCAACGGCTTTGGCAAGATCGTTGGGAAAGGCAAGGTCGAGGTCGCTATGGCAGACGGCAAGACCCAAACCATCGAGACCAAGAACATCATCATCGCAACAGGCTCAGTCGTGCGGCCGATCCCCGGCTTCGAGACTGACGGCAAGCAGGTCGTTAATTCTGATCACATTCTCGAGCTTAACCACGTGCCAAAGTCGATGGTCGTTATGGGCTCTGGTGCGGTGGGCGTTGAATTTGCGAGTGTTTATCATCGCTTTGGCTGCGACACGACGGTCGTTGAGCTAATGGACCGCATCGTTCCGATCGAGGACGCTGACGTTTCGAAAGAGTTGGCTCGTGCATTCAAAAAGCAAGGCATCAAATGCGAGACGGGCATCAAGCTCGACAAGCTGACAAAAGACAAAAAAGGCGTTAAGGTCTCAGGCAAGAATTCAAAAGGTGCTGATGTGACGTTCGAAGCCGAAATGCTGCTCGTCGCCGTCGGCCGAATGCCGTCGATCGAAGGCATCGGCCTTGAGAACACCAAAGTCGTCGTCAATCCCCGCGGAACGATCAAAGTCAACGAATACTGCGAGACCGACGAACCCAACGTCTTCGCCATCGGCGACGTCATTGATACAGCATGGCTCGCTCACCTCGCCTCAAAAGAAGGTATTCTTGTCGTCGAAAAGATCGCCGGCAAAAAGGTCGAGCCGATCAAACAAAATCTCGTCCCTAACTGCACCTACTGCGACCCCGAAGTCGCCAGCGTCGGCCTGACTGAGGAGAAAGCCAAAGCCGCCGGATACGACGTAAAGGTTGGCAAGTTCCCATTCTCGGCATCAGGTAAGGCCCGCATCCTCGGCGAGACCGACGGTTTCGTCAAGATCGTCTCTGAGAAAAAATACGACGAGGTTCTCGGCGTCCACATCATCGGCCCGCACGCGACCGAGCTCTTAGCCGAAGCCTGCGTCGGCATGGCCCTAGAAACCACCGCCGATGAACTAGGCCGCATCATCCACGCTCACCCAACCGTCTCCGAAGCAGTAATGGAAGCCGCAGAGGGCGTGCACGATCTGACGATCCATATGTAG
- the serA gene encoding phosphoglycerate dehydrogenase → MKVSSTSYPRNKIKILLLENISDSAVAEMNASGYLEIERLNGALSEAQLIAAVKAVHLIGIRSKTHINAKVIAAADKLVAIGCFCIGVNQVDLKAATEKGVAVFNAPHANTRSVAELVIGLCVMLIRKISDKNAAAHRGEWLKESKGSFELRGKTLGIIGYGNIGSQVSNLAEAMGLHVIYYDIATKLPLGNAKPTRELTELLKHSNIVTLHVPSDETTRNMINAETLKSMRKGSILINHSRGDVVDLDALKDALESGKLAGAAVDVFPEEPEKSGDAFYSVLQNLPNVILTPHVGGSTEEAQANIGLDVTAKLIKYLEFGDSQGSHTVPPMSLSPQAGTHRILHIHRNIPGILGQINSRLSKNKINITGQVLRTNDQIGYVILDIESKLSKDAFEILKSIKGTIRARMVY, encoded by the coding sequence ATGAAAGTCAGTTCCACTTCGTATCCGCGTAACAAGATCAAGATCCTTTTGCTCGAGAATATTTCTGACTCGGCGGTGGCTGAGATGAATGCTAGCGGTTATTTGGAGATCGAGAGGTTGAACGGCGCTTTGAGCGAGGCTCAGTTGATCGCGGCAGTGAAGGCTGTACATTTGATCGGAATCCGTTCGAAAACGCACATCAATGCGAAGGTCATTGCTGCGGCCGACAAATTGGTAGCGATCGGGTGTTTTTGTATCGGCGTCAATCAGGTCGATCTCAAGGCAGCGACAGAAAAGGGAGTGGCCGTTTTTAACGCCCCTCATGCAAATACGCGCAGCGTGGCGGAACTTGTGATCGGGCTGTGCGTGATGCTGATCCGCAAAATATCGGACAAGAACGCTGCGGCACATCGCGGTGAATGGCTCAAGGAATCGAAAGGCAGTTTTGAGCTACGCGGCAAGACTCTTGGGATCATCGGTTACGGCAATATCGGTTCACAGGTGTCAAATCTGGCAGAGGCAATGGGCCTGCATGTTATCTATTACGACATCGCGACGAAATTGCCGCTCGGCAACGCAAAACCAACTCGCGAACTCACCGAATTGTTGAAGCATTCGAACATCGTCACACTCCACGTTCCCTCGGACGAAACAACGCGAAACATGATCAACGCCGAGACGCTCAAATCGATGCGAAAAGGCAGCATTTTGATCAATCACAGCCGTGGCGACGTAGTCGATCTTGACGCTCTGAAAGATGCTCTCGAGTCCGGCAAACTCGCCGGTGCGGCCGTCGATGTCTTCCCGGAGGAACCCGAGAAAAGCGGCGACGCTTTTTACTCAGTCCTGCAAAATCTGCCGAATGTTATTCTCACGCCGCACGTCGGCGGTTCGACCGAAGAGGCACAGGCAAATATCGGCCTCGACGTGACGGCAAAGCTGATCAAATATCTCGAGTTCGGCGATTCGCAGGGCTCGCATACCGTTCCGCCGATGAGTCTTTCGCCGCAGGCCGGAACGCACCGCATACTGCATATTCACCGAAACATCCCGGGCATCCTTGGTCAGATCAACTCGCGTTTGTCGAAAAACAAGATCAACATCACCGGCCAGGTCCTAAGAACAAACGATCAGATCGGCTACGTGATCCTCGACATCGAATCAAAACTGTCGAAAGACGCCTTTGAAATACTCAAGAGCATTAAAGGCACGATACGGGCACGGATGGTGTACTGA